One part of the Gemmatimonadaceae bacterium genome encodes these proteins:
- a CDS encoding DUF5009 domain-containing protein produces the protein MATAVASEPARSHRPLEGATAAAPPARRERLVALDVFRGLTVAGMLLVNNPGTWSAIYPPLAHATWHGWTPTDLIFPFFLFIVGVTTHLSLEARRARGDDESALLRQVLVRGSLIILFGLLLASFPWWPISRITTVRFPGVLQRIGLAYMAGALLTRRTTWRQQVGILGALLLGYWALMTLVPVPGYGLGPQNLDDPSASLAAWLDRAVFGSHLWRSSVTWDPEGLLSTMPAVGTVVLGVLAGRWLGEPRPLSERLTGLFGAGSILMVAGLMWHWGFPINKSLWTSSYVLFTGGMAAVALATCTWLIDVLGITSWTVPFRWYGMNPMVAFLGSGAMARLMGLITVPVDGAPVPLQRVIFDRGFASWLAPRPASLLYAVSFVLVWAGILGWLYRKRVFFKV, from the coding sequence ATGGCCACTGCGGTCGCCTCCGAACCTGCCCGTTCCCATCGCCCACTCGAGGGGGCGACCGCTGCCGCGCCTCCCGCGCGTCGTGAACGCCTCGTCGCACTCGACGTGTTTCGCGGGCTCACCGTGGCGGGGATGCTCCTGGTCAACAATCCCGGAACCTGGAGCGCCATCTATCCGCCGTTGGCCCACGCGACGTGGCATGGCTGGACGCCGACCGACCTGATCTTCCCGTTCTTCCTGTTCATCGTCGGCGTAACCACACACCTGTCGCTCGAGGCGCGGCGCGCGCGCGGCGACGACGAGTCCGCGCTGCTGCGCCAGGTGCTCGTTCGCGGTTCGCTGATCATCCTCTTCGGCCTGTTGCTCGCGTCGTTTCCATGGTGGCCGATCTCGCGCATCACCACCGTGCGCTTTCCCGGCGTGCTCCAGCGGATCGGACTGGCGTACATGGCGGGCGCGTTGTTGACGCGGCGTACTACCTGGAGGCAGCAGGTTGGGATCCTTGGCGCCCTGCTGCTCGGATACTGGGCGCTCATGACACTCGTACCCGTACCGGGATACGGGCTCGGTCCGCAGAATCTCGACGACCCGTCTGCGTCACTCGCGGCGTGGCTCGATCGCGCGGTGTTCGGCTCGCACCTGTGGCGCAGTTCGGTCACGTGGGATCCCGAGGGGCTCCTCAGCACGATGCCCGCCGTGGGTACGGTGGTCCTTGGCGTGCTCGCCGGGCGCTGGCTGGGCGAACCGCGGCCATTGTCCGAGCGGCTCACGGGCCTGTTCGGCGCGGGATCGATCCTGATGGTTGCGGGTCTCATGTGGCATTGGGGCTTTCCGATCAACAAGAGCCTGTGGACCAGCAGCTACGTGCTTTTCACCGGCGGCATGGCGGCGGTGGCGCTCGCGACTTGCACGTGGCTCATCGATGTGTTAGGCATAACGAGTTGGACCGTTCCGTTCCGTTGGTACGGGATGAACCCGATGGTGGCGTTCCTCGGGTCGGGGGCGATGGCGCGCCTGATGGGACTGATCACGGTCCCGGTGGATGGTGCTCCTGTTCCCCTGCAGCGCGTGATTTTCGACCGCGGATTTGCGAGTTGGCTCGCCCCGCGGCCGGCGTCGTTGCTGTACGCCGTGTCTTTCGTCCTCGTGTGGGCAGGCATCCTCGGGTGGCTGTACCGCAAGCGTGTATTCTTCAAGGTCTAG
- a CDS encoding M1 family metallopeptidase: MRIFALAALTAIATAHAAPLLAQARSLTGARRPGIDVLQYAFDVDLPSGPMPDTVRFVATTIARRAGGTASLALDLVSTMHVGQVEVNGRAAAFTRPGDQVVVALPPESGDSIRVSVRYRGIPADGLIIRSDSAGGWTAFGDNFPDRARQWLAVVDHPSDKALVEWTVHHPGRYRVIANGELLEETPSPGATDRIVTRWKSTRPLYTSVMVIGVARFGVFELGDTACSLAERPGCVPQSVWITPDVRDYMPGPFAKAGQIVALYSRLVGPFPYEKLAHVQSTTRYGGMENASAIFYADAIYRQRNMSEGLIAHEAAHQWFGDAVTEREWPHVWLSEGFATYFAALWTEHSQGDSAFLAEMRRMRETVLTARITNEKPIVDEGLDNLGRVLNSNVYQKAGFVLHMLRREVGDSAFYRGVRSYYAKYRHANAMTDDFMREVEAASGTKLDWFFAQWMRRSGVAAPTISWLWDPRQRSVILTLTQEVGEPYRLDLSADVTDAKGVVHRVRVNVPAGRVSTMHLPVKLDGAPTRIVFDPDASLLGKLTVK, translated from the coding sequence ATGCGCATCTTCGCTCTCGCCGCGCTCACCGCCATTGCCACGGCGCATGCGGCACCGCTGTTGGCTCAGGCCCGGAGTCTCACCGGGGCCCGTCGCCCCGGGATCGACGTGTTGCAGTACGCGTTCGACGTGGACCTGCCGTCGGGGCCAATGCCCGACACCGTGCGGTTTGTCGCGACCACCATCGCACGCCGCGCCGGCGGGACAGCATCCCTCGCGCTCGACCTCGTGTCGACGATGCACGTTGGCCAGGTGGAGGTGAACGGCAGAGCGGCTGCGTTCACGCGCCCGGGCGACCAGGTCGTCGTCGCGCTGCCACCCGAATCCGGCGACTCGATCCGAGTGAGCGTCCGCTATCGGGGTATCCCGGCCGACGGCCTCATCATCCGGTCCGACAGTGCCGGTGGCTGGACCGCCTTCGGTGACAACTTCCCCGATCGCGCGCGGCAGTGGCTCGCGGTCGTCGATCACCCGAGCGACAAAGCGCTCGTGGAGTGGACCGTTCACCATCCGGGCCGCTACCGCGTGATCGCCAACGGAGAGCTGCTGGAGGAAACGCCGTCGCCGGGTGCAACGGATCGCATCGTCACGCGATGGAAGAGCACACGGCCGCTCTACACCTCGGTGATGGTGATCGGGGTCGCGCGGTTTGGCGTGTTCGAGCTCGGCGACACGGCGTGCAGCCTCGCCGAGCGACCTGGGTGCGTGCCGCAGTCCGTGTGGATCACGCCGGACGTGCGCGACTATATGCCGGGGCCGTTCGCGAAGGCCGGCCAGATCGTGGCCCTGTATTCGCGGCTGGTGGGCCCGTTCCCGTACGAGAAGCTCGCCCACGTGCAGTCAACGACGCGATACGGCGGCATGGAGAACGCCTCGGCGATCTTCTACGCGGACGCGATCTACCGGCAGCGCAACATGAGCGAAGGGCTCATCGCCCACGAAGCAGCGCATCAGTGGTTCGGCGACGCCGTGACCGAGCGTGAGTGGCCGCACGTGTGGTTGTCCGAAGGTTTCGCGACCTACTTCGCCGCGCTCTGGACCGAACACTCGCAGGGCGACAGCGCGTTTCTCGCGGAGATGCGACGAATGCGCGAGACGGTGCTCACCGCGCGCATCACGAACGAGAAGCCCATCGTCGATGAGGGCCTCGACAACCTCGGCCGGGTGCTGAACAGCAACGTTTACCAGAAAGCGGGCTTCGTGCTGCATATGCTGCGTCGCGAAGTCGGCGACTCGGCATTTTATCGTGGCGTGCGATCGTACTACGCGAAGTACCGTCACGCGAACGCGATGACGGACGACTTCATGCGCGAGGTCGAGGCGGCATCGGGGACGAAGCTCGACTGGTTCTTCGCGCAGTGGATGCGTCGCTCCGGCGTGGCGGCTCCCACCATTTCCTGGCTCTGGGATCCGCGGCAGCGGTCGGTCATTCTCACCTTGACCCAGGAGGTGGGTGAGCCCTACCGCCTCGACCTGTCAGCAGACGTCACCGACGCGAAGGGTGTGGTGCATCGCGTGCGCGTGAACGTCCCCGCGGGCCGTGTGTCGACCATGCACCTTCCCGTGAAGCTGGACGGCGCGCCAACACGCATCGTATTCGACCCGGACGCGTCGCTGCTGGGAAAGCTGACGGTGAAGTAG
- a CDS encoding threonine/serine dehydratase: MATQLEPSATLVSEQDLRTAAATLAGVAVRTPLLPFEVAGTPIWLKPEMLQRGGAFKFRGAYHFLSRLAPADRARGVIAPSSGNHAQAVALAARLFGVKATVVMPTTVTAAKRGGAERLGAAIELAGTNTKHRADRAQELVDQHGFVLVPPYDHPWIIAGQGTTGVEIVEDFPEVDQVLVPVGGGGLSSGVAAAVKLLLPRARVVGVEPEGAPKLSRARLAGEPVTLESTSSIADGLMAVRVGTLPFAHHQAYVDDVVTVSEGAIRDAVRSLLDRAKLVAEPSGAITVAALREGRVAPTARTVCILSGGNIEWGGLQELLGNA, from the coding sequence ATGGCGACCCAGCTCGAACCCTCGGCGACCCTCGTTTCGGAGCAGGATCTGCGCACCGCCGCCGCGACGCTGGCTGGTGTGGCGGTCCGCACGCCGCTGCTGCCGTTCGAGGTTGCGGGAACTCCGATCTGGCTCAAGCCGGAGATGCTGCAGCGCGGCGGGGCCTTCAAGTTTCGGGGAGCGTACCACTTCCTGTCGCGACTCGCGCCGGCCGATCGCGCGCGCGGCGTCATCGCGCCGTCGTCGGGCAACCATGCCCAGGCGGTCGCCCTCGCAGCGCGACTGTTCGGGGTCAAGGCCACGGTCGTCATGCCCACCACCGTGACGGCCGCCAAGCGAGGCGGCGCCGAGCGGCTGGGCGCAGCCATCGAGCTGGCCGGAACGAACACGAAGCACCGGGCGGACCGCGCGCAGGAACTCGTGGACCAGCACGGGTTCGTGCTGGTGCCGCCCTATGACCACCCGTGGATCATCGCAGGGCAGGGGACCACGGGCGTGGAGATCGTGGAGGACTTCCCCGAGGTCGATCAGGTGCTCGTGCCGGTCGGTGGCGGAGGACTCAGCTCCGGCGTGGCCGCGGCCGTCAAGCTGCTCCTGCCTCGCGCCCGCGTCGTGGGCGTCGAGCCCGAAGGCGCGCCCAAACTCTCCCGTGCCCGACTCGCCGGAGAGCCCGTGACGCTCGAATCGACGTCCAGCATCGCCGATGGCCTCATGGCCGTGCGCGTCGGCACCCTGCCTTTTGCGCATCACCAGGCCTACGTCGACGACGTCGTCACGGTGAGCGAGGGCGCCATTCGCGACGCGGTGCGCTCCCTGCTCGACCGCGCGAAGCTCGTGGCCGAGCCGAGCGGGGCGATCACGGTGGCCGCGCTGCGCGAAGGTCGCGTCGCGCCCACGGCCCGAACGGTCTGCATCCTCTCCGGCGGCAACATCGAGTGGGGCGGCCTGCAGGAGTTGCTGGGCAATGCCTAA
- a CDS encoding saccharopine dehydrogenase NADP-binding domain-containing protein has product MKMLVLGAGLQGSACAFDLLQNDDVTEVRLADLRVDRLPAFLAPYIGKRLVPVQLDLRDKAATLPHMQACDAVMSAAPYYLNRDLAEWAIEGTCHFSDLGGNTDIVFEQKALHDRAVAAGVSVVPDCGVAPGMVNILAQHGIERLDTVDAVRIYVGGLPQHPEPPLNYQIVYSLEGVLDYYTTLSWIIRDGRRTQVKALSEIVPVEFPAPLGTLEAFHTAGGLSTLGFRYEGKIPTMEYKTLRYPGHAKIMEAIRDLGLLDLEPIRVKGAEVRPRDVAVAAMGPRLTRPEGRDLVALRVSVSGTKAGKPATIEWNLVDRYDEQHGISAMMRCTGYSLAITGLMQVRQEVAGPGVLTPDEAMPGAAYIGELAKRGVRLVEAGVRVGG; this is encoded by the coding sequence ATGAAAATGCTCGTCCTCGGCGCCGGCCTGCAGGGCTCGGCCTGCGCCTTTGACCTCTTGCAGAACGACGATGTCACCGAGGTACGGCTGGCCGACCTCCGTGTCGACCGTCTGCCCGCCTTCCTCGCGCCGTACATCGGCAAGCGCCTCGTACCCGTCCAGCTCGACCTGCGCGACAAGGCCGCCACACTGCCGCACATGCAGGCCTGCGATGCCGTGATGAGCGCCGCCCCGTATTACCTCAACCGCGACCTGGCGGAGTGGGCCATCGAGGGCACGTGCCATTTCTCGGACCTTGGGGGCAACACCGACATCGTCTTCGAGCAGAAGGCCCTCCACGATCGGGCCGTGGCTGCCGGCGTCTCGGTAGTCCCCGACTGCGGCGTGGCGCCGGGCATGGTGAACATCCTCGCGCAACACGGGATCGAGCGGCTCGACACGGTCGACGCCGTACGCATCTACGTGGGCGGACTGCCGCAGCACCCCGAACCCCCGCTCAACTACCAGATCGTCTATTCGCTCGAAGGCGTGCTCGACTATTACACCACCTTGTCGTGGATCATCCGCGACGGGCGGCGTACGCAGGTGAAGGCGCTGTCGGAGATCGTGCCGGTGGAGTTTCCGGCGCCGTTAGGCACGCTGGAGGCTTTTCATACGGCCGGCGGTCTGTCGACGCTCGGGTTCCGCTACGAGGGGAAGATCCCGACGATGGAGTACAAGACGCTGCGCTATCCTGGCCATGCAAAGATCATGGAAGCGATCCGCGATCTCGGGTTGCTCGACCTCGAGCCCATCAGGGTCAAGGGCGCAGAGGTGCGGCCTCGCGACGTCGCGGTCGCCGCGATGGGCCCGCGGCTGACGCGACCCGAAGGCCGGGACCTGGTGGCGCTGAGGGTCTCGGTCAGCGGGACGAAGGCGGGCAAGCCCGCAACCATCGAATGGAACCTCGTCGATCGGTATGATGAGCAGCACGGCATCTCCGCCATGATGCGCTGCACCGGCTACTCGCTGGCGATCACGGGCCTGATGCAGGTTCGCCAAGAGGTTGCCGGACCTGGCGTACTCACGCCGGATGAGGCGATGCCCGGGGCCGCGTACATCGGAGAACTGGCCAAGCGGGGTGTGAGGCTTGTAGAGGCCGGTGTACGGGTGGGCGGATAG
- the dacB gene encoding D-alanyl-D-alanine carboxypeptidase/D-alanyl-D-alanine-endopeptidase: MLPLRVATLNLRSLLCAGLLALVSLPAPSSGQASTSDAGGGSRSVVRRGTVARARPKARRAARRPPPPPLVATTPFGIAALRSDLGSLLEARVKQGTWGVLVTSVSRGDTLFGRNADQPLRPASTQKLFTTVLAFERLGVHHQIVTEVLRDGSLDADGTLRGSLVLRGGGDPALAGRFLGGSPESPMRALAQMVANAGIRRVTGDVVGDASAFENQRIPDGWLSRYLGASYAARVSALSLNANLLHVAVAPGKGTRPTVSLHPGLAGFPVVNNARVTGTSRSARLVVSRRSDRTIVVSGWIGKRSETRVYTVVVEDPATFATAAFRQALEDAGIDVAGKVRLGTAPAQAITVGALTSPPIAQLARVMNGESDNHFAELLLRDAARGRDPAIVGSARLGNEQLRALLAERAGTTPAGISIADGSGLSSLNRVTPRALTELLMYADRAPWSREFHESLPIAGASETLRSRMVGTSAQRNLHAKTGTTNDVISLGGYVTSRGGELLAFTVFYNGSERWNARETIDAIGATLAGFAR; the protein is encoded by the coding sequence ATGCTCCCGCTCCGCGTCGCGACGCTGAACCTCCGGTCCCTGCTTTGCGCGGGGTTGCTGGCCCTGGTCAGCCTTCCCGCCCCGTCGAGCGGTCAGGCCTCGACCAGCGATGCCGGCGGTGGCAGTCGCAGCGTGGTCCGTCGCGGCACCGTCGCGCGGGCACGACCAAAGGCCCGGCGCGCGGCGCGACGCCCCCCGCCTCCTCCCCTCGTCGCCACGACGCCGTTCGGCATCGCCGCCCTTCGCAGCGACCTCGGCAGTTTGCTCGAGGCGCGCGTCAAGCAGGGCACCTGGGGCGTCCTCGTGACGTCGGTCTCGCGAGGCGATACGCTGTTTGGCCGGAACGCCGATCAACCACTCAGGCCGGCGTCCACGCAAAAGCTGTTCACCACGGTACTCGCGTTCGAGCGACTCGGCGTTCATCACCAGATCGTCACCGAAGTCCTTCGCGATGGATCGCTGGACGCCGACGGCACGCTGCGCGGCTCGCTGGTCTTGCGAGGCGGTGGTGACCCTGCGCTCGCCGGCCGCTTCCTCGGCGGGTCGCCGGAGTCACCCATGCGAGCGCTCGCCCAGATGGTCGCGAACGCCGGCATCCGACGTGTGACAGGCGACGTCGTCGGCGACGCGTCAGCGTTCGAGAACCAACGCATCCCCGATGGCTGGCTCTCCCGCTACCTGGGCGCGAGTTATGCCGCGCGCGTGTCCGCGCTCTCGCTCAACGCAAACCTCCTGCACGTAGCCGTCGCGCCGGGCAAGGGAACACGCCCGACCGTGTCATTGCATCCCGGCCTCGCGGGATTCCCGGTGGTGAACAACGCACGTGTCACGGGCACCAGCCGCAGCGCCAGGCTGGTCGTGAGCCGGCGCTCGGACCGCACGATCGTGGTCTCCGGTTGGATCGGCAAACGCTCGGAGACGCGCGTGTACACCGTGGTCGTCGAAGATCCGGCGACCTTTGCGACGGCCGCGTTCAGGCAGGCGCTGGAGGACGCGGGCATCGACGTCGCGGGCAAAGTTCGGCTCGGCACGGCGCCGGCGCAGGCGATCACGGTCGGCGCGCTCACGTCTCCGCCGATCGCGCAGCTCGCGCGCGTGATGAACGGTGAAAGCGACAACCACTTCGCCGAGCTGCTCCTGCGCGACGCCGCCCGCGGGCGCGATCCCGCGATCGTCGGCAGCGCACGGCTTGGCAACGAGCAGCTGCGCGCGCTCCTCGCCGAGCGCGCCGGAACGACGCCGGCAGGGATCAGCATCGCCGATGGCAGCGGGCTTTCCTCGCTGAACCGCGTCACACCACGCGCCCTGACCGAACTCCTGATGTACGCCGACCGCGCGCCCTGGTCTCGCGAATTCCATGAGTCGCTTCCGATCGCCGGCGCCTCCGAAACGCTGCGATCGCGGATGGTCGGCACGTCGGCCCAGCGGAACCTCCACGCCAAGACCGGTACGACCAACGACGTGATTTCGCTCGGCGGCTATGTGACGTCGCGCGGCGGCGAGCTTCTCGCCTTCACGGTGTTCTACAACGGCAGCGAGCGCTGGAACGCTCGCGAAACGATCGACGCCATTGGCGCGACGCTGGCAGGGTTTGCCCGCTAG
- a CDS encoding diguanylate cyclase — MPNARILIADDDASILQTMSWVLKEHGYDVASAREGSKVLDLLEERTADLVLLDVMFPDADGYQILERIKADARWRDIPVLMVSSLPPEEAAVRTLGLGAADFVKKPFRVKELLARIQAQLRMRTILRSANDALHSVERELERVREEAENRRKLVDILHDVTNDLSSDEIYHLLARRVARALELTHCSVILARDGERPRVVATAFETAVEGTLELELDRYPEIRAALESGRPVLVEDVRTSPLYSEVRERWKREGTRVSIQSIIALPFALEPTQAGVFFLRRSVNEPPLGREDVEFADTVVKAAVAAVQRAQVLEMTIADNRRLEQLALTDPLTKVLNRRALTDRLAAEMGRVRRYESAVSLLLIDLDHFKRVNDNHGHLVGDDVLMEMASLLQGAVRAVDVVARYGGEEFVVVLPETGTDGAMRFAERLRELIEAHAFSRGAGGTLQLTASIGVATFPSVGWETVEDFLAGADQALYRAKAEGRNRVRGVEGSGPAV; from the coding sequence ATGCCTAACGCGCGCATCCTGATCGCCGACGACGACGCGTCGATCCTCCAGACGATGTCGTGGGTGCTCAAGGAGCACGGCTACGACGTTGCGTCGGCGCGCGAAGGGAGCAAGGTCCTCGACCTGCTCGAAGAGCGCACCGCAGACCTGGTGCTGCTCGATGTCATGTTCCCCGACGCCGACGGCTATCAGATCCTCGAACGCATCAAGGCCGACGCCCGCTGGCGCGACATCCCGGTGCTGATGGTCTCCAGCCTCCCGCCCGAGGAGGCCGCGGTTCGGACGCTCGGACTCGGCGCCGCCGACTTCGTCAAGAAGCCGTTCCGGGTCAAGGAACTGCTGGCCCGTATCCAGGCGCAGCTGCGCATGCGCACCATCCTGCGATCGGCCAACGACGCCCTGCATTCGGTGGAACGCGAGCTGGAGCGGGTGCGCGAAGAAGCCGAGAACCGTCGCAAGCTGGTGGACATCCTGCACGACGTCACCAACGACCTGTCGTCGGACGAGATCTATCACCTCCTCGCCCGGCGCGTCGCGCGTGCCCTCGAACTCACGCACTGCTCGGTGATTCTCGCACGCGACGGTGAGCGGCCGCGCGTCGTGGCCACGGCGTTCGAGACCGCGGTGGAAGGCACGCTCGAACTCGAACTCGATCGCTACCCCGAGATTCGCGCCGCGCTCGAAAGCGGCCGGCCCGTGCTCGTGGAGGACGTGCGGACCAGCCCGCTCTACAGCGAGGTGCGCGAACGCTGGAAGCGCGAGGGCACGCGCGTGTCGATCCAGTCGATCATCGCCCTGCCGTTCGCCCTCGAGCCCACGCAGGCCGGCGTGTTCTTTCTGCGTCGCAGCGTGAACGAGCCACCGCTCGGTCGCGAAGACGTGGAGTTCGCGGACACGGTCGTCAAGGCGGCGGTGGCCGCGGTCCAGCGGGCGCAGGTGCTGGAGATGACCATCGCCGACAATCGTCGCCTCGAACAGCTCGCGCTCACCGACCCGCTGACCAAGGTCCTCAACCGGCGGGCGCTCACCGACCGGCTGGCCGCGGAAATGGGGCGCGTTCGCCGGTACGAATCGGCGGTGTCGCTGCTGCTCATCGACCTCGACCACTTCAAGCGGGTCAACGACAACCACGGCCACCTCGTCGGCGACGACGTGCTGATGGAGATGGCGTCCCTGCTGCAGGGGGCGGTCCGCGCGGTCGACGTCGTGGCCCGGTACGGCGGCGAAGAGTTCGTGGTCGTGCTGCCGGAGACCGGCACCGACGGTGCGATGCGCTTTGCCGAGCGATTGCGTGAACTGATCGAGGCCCATGCATTCTCCCGTGGCGCGGGCGGGACGCTCCAGCTCACCGCGAGTATCGGCGTCGCCACGTTTCCCTCCGTAGGTTGGGAGACCGTCGAGGACTTTCTTGCCGGCGCAGACCAGGCGCTCTACCGCGCGAAAGCGGAAGGGCGGAACCGCGTGCGCGGGGTCGAGGGCTCCGGTCCGGCCGTGTAG